In one Nothobranchius furzeri strain GRZ-AD unplaced genomic scaffold, NfurGRZ-RIMD1 Scf020, whole genome shotgun sequence genomic region, the following are encoded:
- the mxtx1 gene encoding mix-type homeobox gene 1 — protein sequence MLRDTLTHPAAAMWKDSSNAHPRAVASGGASSRSASRRKRTCFSKDHVELLRVTFETDPYPGISLRENLSQTTGLPESRIQVWFQNRRARTLKCKGAKKGVWQPDSPGHDAFTPPHLAAGSGALTVPLRSQGPPPAYPAQVKQEMEEGSYYVQCPSSFSTSEEQEKHSSLHVLQQARHQSSSPPLSGFWSHPGSQSSPVPPLWYKPPLEMNCFNSSSNHTTFMYPGSAEQQMYLNSSTPETPDSGYWDVSRQNSPPAEGQYAQLEDSWSVAVLDDCRKSGHPQQVQHTPLPVLSLQEILGELDEDWLGGDGLDSCGSEEKSC from the exons ATGCTCAGAGACACGCTGACACATCCTGCTGCTGCCATGTGGAAGGACTCCAGCAACG CTCATCCCAGAGCCGTGGCCTCCGGCGGTGCCTCCTCCCGCAGCGCCAGCCGCAGGAAGAGGACCTGCTTCTCCAAAGATCACGTGGAGCTTCTGCGGGTCACGTTTGAGACAGACCCGTACCCCGGGATCAGCCTCAGAGAGAACCTGTCCCAAACCACCGGCCTTCCAGAGTCACGCATCCAG GTTTGGTTTCAGAACCGAAGAGCTCGGACCCTGAAGTGTAAAGGAGCCAAGAAGGGTGTGTGGCAGCCTGACAGCCCGGGCCACGACGCCTTCACTCCACCTCACCTGGCTGCTGGAAGCGGAGCTTTGACCGTTCCTCTGCGGTCTCAGGGACCCCCACCCGCCTACCCAGCCCAGGTGAAGCAGGAGATGGAGGAAGGCAGCTACTATGTTCAGTGTCCCTCCTCCTTCTCCACCTCTGAGGAACAGGAAAAGCACAGCTCCTTACATGTTCTCCAACAAGCGAGACATCAGAGCTCCAGCCCACCCCTGAGTGGGTTCTGGTCTCACCCGGGCAGCCAGAGCTCACCTGTCCCTCCTCTGTGGTACAAACCTCCTCTGGAGATGAACTGCTTTAACTCGAGCTCCAACCACACCACCTTCATGTACCCGGGATCAGCAGAGCAGCAGATGTACCTGAACTCCTCCACCCCTGAAACGCCCGATTCTGGATACTGGGACGTCAGCAGACAGAACAGCCCACCAGCAGAAGGTCAGTACGCCCAGCTGGAGGACTCATGGAGCGTGGCGGTTCTGGATGACTGCAGGAAGTCTGGACATccacagcaggtccagcacacccCTCTTCCTGTGCTGTCCCTGCAGGAGATCCTGGGGGAGCTGGATGAGGACTGGCTGGGAGGAGATGGACTGGACAGCTGTGGTTCTGAGGAGAAAAGCTGCTGA
- the tmem254 gene encoding transmembrane protein 254 isoform X2, with protein MAKSDYFKRTNLFWMVSVTFAVGYFSCIVFAPELIPFQQLGGFGSFCKHLVDNYAGVMYKGWWAAFAVHVFEACVALKVCRKKGIDSSATRFLWFFQTFLFGFASLGLLLKYDPEHPKRR; from the exons ATGGCTAAAAGCGACTACTTTAAAAGAACCAACCTCTTTTGGATGGTCTCCGTCACTTTCGCGGTTGGATATTTTTCT TGCATCGTGTTTGCTCCAGAACTAATCCCGTTCCAACAACTCGGAGGGTTTGGCAGCTTTTGCAAACACCTGGTGGACAACTATGCCGGCGTGATGTACAAAGG GTGGTGGGCGGCCTTTGCTGTCCATGTATTTGAAGCCTGTGTGGCTTTAAAAGTGTGCAG GAAGAAAGGCATCGACAGCTCAGCCACTCGCTTCCTGTGGTTTTTCCAGACCTTTCTGTTCGGCTTCGCCTCCCTCGGCCTGCTCCTCAAGTATGACCCCGAACATCCCAAACGCCGCTGA
- the tmem254 gene encoding transmembrane protein 254 isoform X1 — protein sequence MAKSDYFKRTNLFWMVSVTFAVGYFSCIVFAPELIPFQQLGGFGSFCKHLVDNYAGVMYKGKKGIDSSATRFLWFFQTFLFGFASLGLLLKYDPEHPKRR from the exons ATGGCTAAAAGCGACTACTTTAAAAGAACCAACCTCTTTTGGATGGTCTCCGTCACTTTCGCGGTTGGATATTTTTCT TGCATCGTGTTTGCTCCAGAACTAATCCCGTTCCAACAACTCGGAGGGTTTGGCAGCTTTTGCAAACACCTGGTGGACAACTATGCCGGCGTGATGTACAAAGG GAAGAAAGGCATCGACAGCTCAGCCACTCGCTTCCTGTGGTTTTTCCAGACCTTTCTGTTCGGCTTCGCCTCCCTCGGCCTGCTCCTCAAGTATGACCCCGAACATCCCAAACGCCGCTGA